The Halichoerus grypus chromosome 15, mHalGry1.hap1.1, whole genome shotgun sequence genome includes a window with the following:
- the RRAD gene encoding GTP-binding protein RAD isoform X1, with translation MTLNGGGSGAGGSRGGARERERRRGSTPWGPAPPLHRRSMPVDERDLQAALTPGALAAAGAGTGAQGATLDWPEGSSESLSSGGSDSDDSVYKVLLLGAPGVGKSALARIFGGVEDGPEAEAAGHTYDRSIVVDGEEASLMVYDIWEQDSSRWLPGHCMAMGDAYVIVYSVTDKGSFEKASELRVQLRRARQMDDVPIILVGNKSDLVRSREVSLDEGRACAVVFDCKFIETSAALHHNVQALFEGVVRQIRLRRDSKEANARRQAGTRRRESLGKKAKRFLGRIVARNSRKMAFRAKSKSCHDLSVL, from the exons ATGACTCTGAATGGCGGCGGCAGCGGAGCGGGCGGGAGCCGCGGCGGGGCCCGGGAGCGCGAGCGCCGTCGGGGCAGCACACCGTGGGGCCCGGCGCCCCCGCTGCACCGCCGAAGCATGCCGGTGGACGAGCGCGACCTGCAGGCGGCGCTGACTCCGGGAGCTCTGGCAGCGGCCGGGGCCGGGACCGGGGCCCAGGGTGCGACGCTCGACTGGCCCGAGGGCTCCTCCGAGTCGCTCAGCTCAGGGGGCAGCGACTCAGACGACAGCGTTTACAAGGTGCTGctgctgggggcgcctggtgtGGGCAAGAGCGCTCTGGCGCGCATCTTCGGTGGTGTCGAGGATGGGCCTGAAGCAGAGGCCGCAG GGCACACATATGATCGGTCCATCGTGGTGGATGGAGAAGAGGCATCACTCATGGTCTATGACATTTGGGAGCAG GATAGCAGCCGCTGGCTACCTGGTCACTGCATGGCTATGGGGGATGCGTACGTCATCGTGTACTCAGTGACAGATAAGGGAAGCTTCGAGAAAGCCTCAGAGCTGCGGGTCCAGCTGCGGCGGGCACGGCAGATGGACGACGTGCCCATTATCCTAGTGGGCAACAAGAGCGACCTGGTGCGCTCTCGAGAGGTCTCCTTGGATG AGGGCCGGGCCTGTGCCGTGGTCTTCGACTGCAAGTTTATTGAGACCTCCGCGGCGTTGCACCACAATGTCCAGGCCTTGTTCGAGGGTGTTGTGCGCCAGATACGCCTGCGCAGGGACAGCAAAGAGGCCAACGCACGTCGACAAGCGGGTACCCGGCGGCGAGAGAGTCTTGGCAAGAAGGCAAAGCGTTTCTTGGGCCGCATCGTAGCACGCAACAGCCGCAAGATGGCCTTTCGTGCCAAGTCCAAGTCCTGCCACGATCTCTCTGTGCTCTAG
- the RRAD gene encoding GTP-binding protein RAD isoform X2 has translation MTLNGGGSGAGGSRGGARERERRRGSTPWGPAPPLHRRSMPVDERDLQAALTPGALAAAGAGTGAQGATLDWPEGSSESLSSGGSDSDDSVYKVLLLGAPGVGKSALARIFGGVEDGPEAEAAGHTYDRSIVVDGEEASLMVYDIWEQDSSRWLPGHCMAMGDAYVIVYSVTDKGSFEKASELRVQLRRARQMDDVPIILVGNKSDLVRSREVSLDERSPSEEPSSDSVTSSSQFHWLFIITSNHEILRCPTKLSFSCVDCFSISI, from the exons ATGACTCTGAATGGCGGCGGCAGCGGAGCGGGCGGGAGCCGCGGCGGGGCCCGGGAGCGCGAGCGCCGTCGGGGCAGCACACCGTGGGGCCCGGCGCCCCCGCTGCACCGCCGAAGCATGCCGGTGGACGAGCGCGACCTGCAGGCGGCGCTGACTCCGGGAGCTCTGGCAGCGGCCGGGGCCGGGACCGGGGCCCAGGGTGCGACGCTCGACTGGCCCGAGGGCTCCTCCGAGTCGCTCAGCTCAGGGGGCAGCGACTCAGACGACAGCGTTTACAAGGTGCTGctgctgggggcgcctggtgtGGGCAAGAGCGCTCTGGCGCGCATCTTCGGTGGTGTCGAGGATGGGCCTGAAGCAGAGGCCGCAG GGCACACATATGATCGGTCCATCGTGGTGGATGGAGAAGAGGCATCACTCATGGTCTATGACATTTGGGAGCAG GATAGCAGCCGCTGGCTACCTGGTCACTGCATGGCTATGGGGGATGCGTACGTCATCGTGTACTCAGTGACAGATAAGGGAAGCTTCGAGAAAGCCTCAGAGCTGCGGGTCCAGCTGCGGCGGGCACGGCAGATGGACGACGTGCCCATTATCCTAGTGGGCAACAAGAGCGACCTGGTGCGCTCTCGAGAGGTCTCCTTGGATG AACGGAGTCCCTCAGAGGAACCTAGCAGTGACTCGGTGACATCCTCCTCCCAATTTCACTGGTTATTCATTATAACATCAAACCATGAAATACTAAGGTGCCCAACAAAGCTCTCCTTCTCTTGTGTTGACTGCTTCagcatttccatttaa
- the CIAO2B gene encoding cytosolic iron-sulfur assembly component 2B, with amino-acid sequence MVGGGGGGVGSGLLENANPLIYERSGERPVTAGEEDEQVPDSIDAREIFDLIRSINDPEHPLTLEELNVVEQVRVQVSDPESTVAVAFTPTIPHCSMATLIGLSIKVKLLRSLPQRFKMDVHITPGTHASEHAVNKQLADKERVAAALENTHLLEVVNQCLSARS; translated from the exons ATggtgggcggcggcggcggcggggtggGGAGCGGCCTCCTGGAGAACGCTAACCCCCTCATCTACGAGCGCTCTGGGGAGCGACCGGTGACTGCGGGCGAGGAGGACGAGCAGGTTCCAGACAGCATCGACGCGCGCGAGATCTTCG ATCTGATTCGCTCCATTAATGACCCGGAGCATCCACTGACACTGGAAGAATTGAACGTAGTAGAGCAAGTCCGGGTTCAG GTGAGCGATCCTGAGAGCACGGTGGCCGTGGCCTTCACACCCACCATTCCACACTGCAGCATGGCCACCCTTATTGGCCTATCCATCAAAGTCAAGCTTCTTCGATCCCTTCCCCAGCGTTTTAAG ATGGATGTGCACATTACACCGGGGACCCATGCCTCGGAGCATGCAG TGAACAAGCAGCTTGCAGATAAGGAACGGGTAGCAGCCGCCCTAGAGAACACCCACCTGCTGGAGGTTGTGAACCAGTGCCTGTCAGCCCGCTCCTGA